A stretch of the Thiocystis violascens DSM 198 genome encodes the following:
- a CDS encoding EAL domain-containing protein has translation MDRVMDKQCLNDNAHEQTAEERLRESEVQLQAIFDNAFVGIMLLTGERLIARANDRVAQILGYRDPTELIGLSVRSLHLSEERFVEFGKRFFEPLRNREQPHVEYQLRRRDGSPFYCSLSGRALDTAVPADLSKGAIWILDDIDELKRIERALRESEARYRALFESASEGMLIIRDSRFVSANQAAQRMLGLNLVDGRCDLSPAELSPPYQPDGQESAVKAGQLIELTLQQGAHRFEWEHQRGDGGRFQVEVTLSRVRLDDKDALLVSWYDLSRQHQIDYLSDHDQLTNLPNARLLRKRLIQTLNFAGFANARVAVLTLDLDGFKHVMDSHRHEVWEQVLKTLASRLVANSPPATIVARISGDVFTLVLENAVDSAWTTQQARRIQDCLCAPLPLLNGGELCMTVCIGVALYPDDAHDAIELLRDAGSALHAAKRAGPGSLAFYTPEMTVSSANRLQLLQQLRQALQEDEFVLHYQPKIDLATATIIGGEALIRWRRPDGAMISPGDFIPLVETTDLVHPVGQWVLRTALHQMRIWSAASLPPQQVSINIAGPQFASETLPDEIAAMLAETGIAPHLFQIELLESLLLDDPEKARRQLIAIRKLGVTVALDDFGTGYSSLAYLSGFPVDILKIDRSFVNNLAEDAGNLAIIRATIAMAHGLGIRVVAEGVETDAQIALLHRLGCDLVQGYRTGRPMPAGDFARLIAADPVTMLPPALIKLTTQGVLIVEDDPVQRRLLSAQLANQGLAIFAVDCAEAVWEILADEQIYLLIADYGLPGMDGITLMEQTRERHPDIVRIMLSAASEAAIPSGAINRGGVFRYLTKPCRTEDLRAAAHEGVQLARMLRQTQNEFAPRSEMPPPVNRGQPRP, from the coding sequence ATGGATCGGGTTATGGATAAACAGTGTCTGAACGACAACGCCCACGAACAAACGGCCGAGGAGCGCCTGCGCGAGAGCGAGGTTCAACTCCAGGCGATCTTCGATAACGCCTTCGTCGGCATCATGCTCCTGACCGGCGAGCGTCTCATCGCTCGCGCAAACGACCGTGTTGCCCAGATTCTCGGCTACCGGGATCCAACGGAATTGATCGGTCTCAGCGTCCGCTCGCTGCATCTGTCCGAGGAACGTTTCGTCGAATTCGGCAAGAGATTCTTCGAGCCGCTGCGCAACCGCGAACAACCGCATGTCGAATATCAGTTGAGACGCCGGGACGGCAGCCCGTTTTACTGCTCGCTCTCGGGCAGGGCGCTCGATACCGCCGTCCCCGCCGATTTATCCAAGGGCGCGATCTGGATCCTCGACGATATCGACGAACTCAAGCGTATCGAGCGCGCGCTGCGCGAGAGCGAGGCCCGCTACCGCGCCCTGTTCGAGTCCGCCAGCGAGGGGATGCTGATCATCCGCGATAGCCGTTTCGTGTCCGCGAACCAGGCGGCTCAGCGCATGCTCGGTCTGAATCTGGTGGATGGCCGCTGCGATCTGTCGCCCGCGGAACTCTCGCCGCCCTACCAGCCAGACGGTCAGGAATCCGCCGTCAAGGCCGGCCAGTTGATCGAACTGACCCTGCAACAGGGTGCGCATCGCTTCGAATGGGAACATCAGCGTGGAGACGGCGGGCGCTTTCAGGTCGAGGTCACTCTGTCGCGGGTCAGGCTCGACGACAAGGATGCACTGCTGGTGAGTTGGTACGACCTGAGCCGTCAGCATCAGATCGACTATCTCAGCGACCACGACCAACTAACCAATCTGCCCAATGCGCGCCTGCTGCGCAAACGCCTGATCCAGACGCTCAATTTCGCTGGCTTCGCCAATGCCAGGGTCGCCGTCCTGACGCTCGATCTGGACGGCTTCAAACACGTCATGGACTCCCACCGGCATGAGGTCTGGGAGCAGGTGCTGAAGACTCTGGCGAGTCGGCTCGTAGCCAACTCGCCACCCGCAACGATTGTGGCGCGCATCAGCGGGGATGTTTTCACCCTGGTGCTGGAGAACGCGGTCGATAGCGCTTGGACAACCCAGCAGGCCCGGCGGATTCAAGACTGCCTGTGCGCGCCGCTCCCGCTGCTCAATGGCGGCGAACTCTGCATGACGGTCTGTATTGGCGTCGCGCTCTATCCCGACGACGCGCACGATGCCATCGAATTACTGCGAGACGCGGGATCGGCGCTGCATGCGGCCAAGCGCGCCGGCCCTGGCTCCCTCGCCTTCTACACCCCCGAGATGACGGTCTCCTCCGCCAATCGGCTGCAGCTGCTTCAACAGCTTCGTCAGGCACTGCAAGAGGACGAGTTCGTACTCCATTATCAGCCGAAGATCGATCTCGCCACGGCGACCATCATTGGGGGCGAGGCGCTGATTCGCTGGCGGCGCCCGGACGGTGCGATGATCTCGCCGGGAGACTTCATCCCGTTGGTCGAGACCACCGACCTGGTGCATCCGGTCGGGCAGTGGGTACTGCGAACAGCGCTACACCAGATGCGCATCTGGTCGGCCGCGTCGCTGCCGCCCCAGCAGGTGAGCATCAATATCGCCGGGCCTCAATTCGCGAGCGAAACCCTGCCGGACGAAATTGCCGCCATGCTGGCCGAGACTGGGATCGCGCCGCACCTGTTTCAGATCGAACTGCTGGAAAGCCTGCTGCTGGACGATCCGGAGAAGGCCCGCCGTCAACTCATCGCCATCCGCAAACTCGGCGTCACCGTGGCCCTGGACGATTTTGGCACCGGCTATTCCAGCCTCGCGTATCTCAGCGGTTTTCCGGTCGACATCCTCAAGATCGACCGCAGCTTCGTGAACAATCTGGCCGAGGACGCGGGCAACCTGGCGATCATCCGCGCGACCATCGCCATGGCCCACGGTCTGGGCATCCGCGTGGTCGCCGAAGGGGTGGAGACGGACGCCCAGATTGCCCTCCTGCACCGCCTTGGCTGCGATCTCGTGCAGGGATATCGCACGGGCAGACCGATGCCGGCCGGTGACTTCGCGCGCCTGATCGCGGCCGATCCCGTGACGATGCTGCCGCCCGCGCTCATCAAGTTGACAACCCAGGGCGTGCTGATCGTCGAGGACGATCCAGTACAGCGCCGGCTCCTGAGCGCGCAGCTCGCCAATCAGGGTTTGGCGATCTTCGCCGTGGATTGCGCGGAGGCGGTGTGGGAGATTCTGGCCGACGAGCAGATCTATTTGTTGATTGCCGACTACGGCCTGCCTGGGATGGATGGCATTACCCTGATGGAGCAAACCCGCGAACGCCATCCGGACATCGTCCGCATCATGCTGTCGGCGGCCAGCGAGGCCGCGATCCCGTCTGGCGCCATCAACCGCGGCGGGGTGTTCCGCTATCTGACGAAACCCTGCCGCACCGAGGATCTGCGCGCGGCGGCGCACGAAGGCGTGCAGTTGGCCAGGATGCTGCGACAAACGCAGAACGAATTCGCACCGCGGAGCGAGATGCCACCCCCGGTCAACCGAGGCCAGCCGCGGCCTTGA
- a CDS encoding SPFH domain-containing protein has protein sequence MYVTAFLLGLLSFVVYKVFLRAFYTVRPDERAVIASFGRAQRLGDLMITDDSLSEEEMERYRVPRLRTIGPGGPYFKWPWQEVRKVRVVTEAIDLTWDPTKTQSTIESVTKDNLTTGVGGQIRFRVAESNLYAYCFGVDSPLEHVMGYFISVLRERIANFVDPRGQSLVGAAEIAGGGGPTELAEGVSINDLRKNLPLLNDYMEQQCRSTGTRYGIELDAALITQIDPPPEVDRALSAINTTRNQVAADISTARADAEQQVTMSKRAVEIARNNAQAEVAPLKELAQTLTRIKASGGPAALYAYLRNLRVPLLGRATRIVRMGS, from the coding sequence ATGTATGTGACCGCCTTTTTGTTGGGTTTGCTGTCGTTTGTCGTCTACAAGGTTTTTCTGCGCGCCTTCTACACCGTCAGGCCGGATGAGCGGGCGGTCATCGCCTCCTTCGGTCGCGCACAGCGCCTGGGCGATCTCATGATTACGGACGATTCGTTGAGCGAGGAAGAAATGGAACGTTACCGGGTGCCGCGTCTGCGCACCATCGGCCCCGGCGGCCCTTATTTCAAGTGGCCCTGGCAGGAGGTGCGCAAGGTCCGGGTCGTCACCGAGGCCATCGATCTGACCTGGGATCCGACCAAGACGCAAAGCACCATCGAGTCAGTGACCAAGGACAACCTCACCACCGGGGTGGGCGGTCAGATCCGCTTCCGGGTCGCCGAATCCAATCTCTACGCCTACTGCTTCGGCGTCGACAGCCCGTTGGAACACGTGATGGGCTATTTCATTTCGGTGCTGCGCGAGCGGATCGCCAACTTCGTCGATCCCAGGGGACAGAGTCTGGTGGGCGCTGCCGAGATTGCCGGGGGCGGCGGGCCGACCGAACTGGCGGAGGGCGTGTCGATCAACGATCTGCGCAAGAATCTGCCCCTGTTGAACGATTACATGGAGCAGCAATGCCGGTCCACCGGGACGCGCTATGGCATCGAGCTGGATGCCGCGCTCATCACCCAGATCGATCCGCCGCCGGAGGTGGATCGCGCGCTCTCGGCCATCAACACCACCCGCAATCAGGTCGCCGCCGACATCAGTACCGCCCGCGCCGACGCCGAGCAGCAGGTCACCATGAGCAAGCGCGCGGTGGAGATCGCCCGCAACAACGCCCAGGCCGAGGTTGCGCCCTTGAAGGAATTGGCGCAGACGCTGACGCGGATCAAGGCGAGCGGCGGCCCGGCGGCCTTGTATGCCTATCTGCGCAACCTGCGGGTGCCGCTGCTGGGTCGCGCCACGCGTATCGTGCGCATGGGGTCGTGA
- a CDS encoding IS481 family transposase, translated as MTRHQLPPEALLDLCRRRAALAPRSPERRALIQQTAALYGVSEDALYRALRARARPKALNRADRGVPRVLPPAELEHDCEVIAALKIRTSNKKGRHLSTVQAIRLLEEHGVETPAGLLRAPAAVLTRSTVNHYLKQWGFDDRTLTRVPPAVRFEARHSNDCWQFDLSPSDLKQVARPAWFEEGRGHPLLMLYSVVDDRSGVAYQEYHGVYGEDVEAALRFLFNAMAPKSDPELPFQGRPAMLYMDSGPIGKSLIFHRVMDYLGIEVRTHMPKDSDGRRPTARAKGKVERPFRSVKEMHETLYHLHAPETEAEANAWLLRFLIHYNRMPHRREPHARIDDWLANLPPDGVRAMCSWERFGTFAREPERRKVGVDARVSLEGTLYQVDPDLAGEDVILWWGLFDNALYVEHGERRFGPYDPVGGPIPLHRYRSFKKTKTQQRAERIAALAEQLALPGSVWGGPAASVGLAPGPVVAQTPFVDPDPFQDLAFPTAVAAKRAIAEYLGTPLAKLPAEALAALDVALAESLRKVDVIDDARTHLKPLRGG; from the coding sequence ATGACGCGTCACCAACTCCCGCCGGAAGCCCTGCTGGACCTGTGCCGTCGGCGCGCCGCATTGGCGCCGCGCAGCCCGGAGCGCCGGGCGCTGATCCAGCAGACGGCCGCTCTGTACGGGGTCTCGGAGGACGCGCTCTATCGGGCACTGCGCGCACGCGCCCGGCCCAAGGCCCTGAACCGCGCCGACCGCGGGGTGCCGCGGGTCCTGCCCCCGGCGGAGCTTGAGCACGACTGCGAGGTGATTGCGGCGCTGAAGATCCGCACCAGCAACAAGAAGGGGCGCCACCTCTCCACCGTCCAGGCCATCCGCTTGCTCGAAGAGCATGGTGTGGAGACCCCCGCGGGGCTGCTGCGTGCCCCGGCCGCGGTGCTGACCCGTAGCACCGTGAATCACTACCTCAAGCAGTGGGGCTTCGACGACCGGACCCTGACCCGGGTCCCGCCGGCGGTGCGCTTCGAGGCCCGCCACAGCAACGACTGCTGGCAGTTCGATCTGAGCCCGTCGGATCTGAAACAGGTCGCGCGCCCGGCCTGGTTCGAGGAGGGCCGCGGGCATCCGCTGCTGATGCTCTACAGCGTGGTCGATGACCGCAGCGGGGTCGCCTACCAGGAGTACCACGGCGTCTATGGCGAGGATGTGGAGGCGGCGCTGCGCTTCCTGTTCAACGCGATGGCCCCGAAGTCCGACCCCGAGTTGCCATTCCAGGGACGCCCGGCCATGCTCTACATGGACTCTGGGCCGATCGGCAAGAGCCTGATCTTCCACCGCGTCATGGACTACCTCGGGATCGAGGTGCGCACCCACATGCCCAAGGACAGCGACGGGCGGCGTCCGACGGCCCGGGCCAAGGGGAAGGTCGAGCGGCCCTTTCGCAGCGTCAAGGAGATGCATGAGACCCTCTACCACCTGCACGCGCCGGAGACGGAGGCCGAGGCGAACGCCTGGCTGCTGCGCTTCCTGATCCACTACAACCGCATGCCCCACCGCCGCGAGCCCCATGCGCGGATCGATGACTGGCTGGCCAACCTGCCCCCGGATGGGGTGCGCGCCATGTGCAGTTGGGAGCGCTTCGGCACCTTCGCCCGCGAGCCCGAGCGGCGCAAGGTCGGGGTCGACGCCCGGGTCTCCCTAGAGGGGACCCTCTACCAGGTCGACCCTGATCTGGCCGGCGAGGACGTGATTCTGTGGTGGGGACTGTTCGACAACGCCCTCTATGTCGAGCACGGTGAGCGGCGCTTTGGCCCCTACGACCCGGTCGGCGGGCCGATTCCCCTGCATCGCTACCGCTCGTTCAAAAAGACCAAGACCCAGCAACGCGCTGAGCGCATCGCAGCCTTGGCTGAACAACTGGCCCTGCCAGGGTCCGTGTGGGGCGGTCCAGCCGCCTCGGTAGGACTGGCGCCAGGGCCCGTCGTCGCGCAGACGCCCTTCGTCGATCCGGACCCGTTCCAAGATCTGGCCTTTCCTACGGCGGTCGCGGCAAAACGCGCCATCGCTGAGTACCTGGGCACCCCCTTGGCCAAGCTGCCGGCAGAGGCGCTGGCCGCGCTTGATGTCGCCTTGGCCGAGTCACTGCGTAAGGTCGACGTCATCGACGACGCGCGGACCCATCTGAAACCCCTGCGCGGAGGCTGA
- a CDS encoding DUF4139 domain-containing protein — translation MPTEHAFRPLQRPRSRTACGLSLTALSLILFSSAGTAMDQEQRIDDSSQQALAVTIYNDDLALIKDQRKVTLEPGENRLAWRTVSVRIRPETALLKETTGQLALSLLEQNFDFDLLTPASLLKKYVGRTVQVIRANDAGERTVETATVLAVNDGVVLRYDDRIETAVVGHLAFPDVPENLRDQPTLVLHLESAQAGTGNLELSYLTGGLSWKADYVADLAPDGQTMDLNGWVTLTNDSGIAYRKAQVQLVAGEVNQVQEIMPMPPMARAMALPAAAPMPEEESLAEYHLYTLPRPTDILHQQTKQVALLSAPRVPFVKELIVRGQPYAYQTQTGDGWTKLPVASTLKFVNRDGSLGIPLPKGVIRVYSKDSRGNAQFIGEDAIDHTPKNETVVLKLGESFDVTARHKQTGFKKLGGSTAYDYAYEAAFELELKNAKPEPVTVKALETIPGDWEMVKESQPHTKEAFNLASWHVEIPAEGSTTLSWRTRIRH, via the coding sequence ATGCCGACAGAACACGCCTTCCGCCCATTGCAGCGCCCGCGCTCCCGCACCGCCTGCGGACTTTCGCTCACCGCTTTGAGTCTCATCCTTTTCTCCTCAGCGGGAACCGCCATGGACCAGGAACAACGCATCGACGACAGCAGCCAGCAGGCGCTGGCCGTCACCATCTATAACGACGATCTTGCACTGATCAAGGACCAGCGGAAGGTCACGCTGGAGCCCGGCGAAAATCGCCTCGCCTGGCGCACCGTTTCGGTACGGATCCGCCCCGAGACGGCCTTGCTCAAGGAAACCACGGGGCAACTCGCCCTGAGCTTGCTGGAACAGAATTTCGACTTCGACCTGCTCACGCCCGCCAGTCTGCTGAAGAAATACGTCGGTCGCACGGTCCAGGTCATCCGCGCCAACGACGCCGGCGAGCGGACCGTCGAGACCGCCACCGTGCTGGCCGTCAACGACGGCGTGGTGCTGCGCTATGACGACCGCATCGAAACCGCGGTGGTCGGCCACCTCGCCTTCCCCGATGTCCCCGAGAATCTGCGCGATCAACCCACCCTCGTGCTGCATCTGGAGAGCGCGCAGGCCGGCACGGGCAATCTCGAACTCTCCTATCTGACCGGCGGCCTGTCCTGGAAAGCGGATTATGTGGCCGATCTCGCCCCGGACGGTCAGACCATGGATCTCAACGGCTGGGTGACCCTGACCAACGACAGCGGGATCGCCTATCGCAAGGCGCAGGTCCAATTGGTAGCGGGCGAAGTGAATCAGGTCCAGGAGATCATGCCGATGCCGCCCATGGCGCGCGCGATGGCCCTGCCCGCGGCGGCGCCCATGCCGGAGGAAGAAAGTCTGGCGGAATACCATCTCTACACCCTACCCCGTCCGACCGACATCCTCCATCAGCAAACCAAGCAGGTCGCGCTGCTGTCGGCGCCCAGGGTGCCATTCGTCAAGGAGTTGATCGTCAGGGGGCAACCCTACGCCTACCAGACGCAGACCGGGGATGGCTGGACCAAGCTGCCGGTCGCGTCCACGCTGAAGTTCGTCAACCGGGACGGCAGTCTGGGGATTCCGCTGCCCAAGGGCGTGATTCGGGTCTATTCGAAAGACAGTCGCGGCAACGCCCAATTCATCGGCGAGGACGCCATCGACCACACCCCGAAAAACGAGACGGTCGTTCTCAAGCTTGGCGAGAGCTTCGATGTCACCGCGCGCCACAAACAGACCGGCTTCAAAAAGCTGGGCGGCTCCACGGCCTATGATTATGCCTATGAAGCCGCCTTCGAGCTGGAACTCAAGAACGCCAAGCCCGAACCGGTGACGGTCAAGGCGCTCGAAACCATCCCCGGCGATTGGGAGATGGTCAAGGAGAGTCAGCCGCACACCAAGGAGGCATTCAATCTGGCGTCCTGGCATGTCGAGATCCCCGCGGAAGGTTCAACGACGCTGAGCTGGCGGACGCGGATTCGGCATTAG
- a CDS encoding DUF2189 domain-containing protein: MRTNAVQPNRSTLVSAPTIRRADLAEPLDWLAAGIRSFAAAPAGSLLYGTLFAAACWSTLALTRSLPWFALAFLTGLMLLGPFLAAGLYVAARQQDAGEPISIRGSFALLWERRTNLSLFALFLGLIAAAWVRLSALLFAIQFTTLSPSTNDYLGLLSGHFDPVVTGFFVGIGLLLAGTVFVTSAVAIPMILDRDVGPITAMQTSYRTVLTNWPAMLLWAALIVLLSGIGLLTLFVGMIPLFPVLGYATWHSYRRLVA; this comes from the coding sequence ATGAGAACCAATGCCGTCCAACCGAATCGTTCGACCCTCGTCAGCGCACCCACCATCCGTCGCGCGGATCTCGCGGAGCCGCTCGACTGGCTCGCCGCCGGCATCCGCTCCTTCGCCGCGGCTCCGGCCGGCAGCCTGCTTTATGGCACATTATTCGCGGCCGCCTGCTGGTCGACCCTGGCGCTCACCAGGTCGCTGCCCTGGTTCGCCCTCGCCTTTCTGACCGGATTGATGCTGCTTGGCCCCTTCCTGGCCGCCGGGCTCTATGTCGCGGCGCGTCAGCAAGATGCCGGCGAACCGATCAGCATCCGGGGCAGTTTCGCGCTGCTCTGGGAGCGGCGGACCAATCTCAGTCTGTTCGCGCTCTTTCTGGGTCTGATCGCCGCGGCCTGGGTACGGCTATCGGCGCTGCTGTTCGCAATCCAGTTCACCACGCTGTCCCCAAGCACGAACGATTATCTGGGGCTGCTCTCCGGACACTTCGATCCGGTCGTGACCGGCTTTTTCGTCGGCATCGGACTCCTGCTGGCCGGCACCGTCTTCGTCACGAGCGCGGTGGCCATCCCGATGATTCTGGATCGCGACGTAGGCCCGATCACCGCGATGCAGACCAGTTATCGCACCGTTCTGACCAACTGGCCCGCCATGCTGCTCTGGGCCGCGCTGATCGTCCTGCTCAGCGGGATCGGCCTACTGACTCTGTTCGTCGGGATGATCCCGCTCTTCCCGGTCCTCGGGTATGCCACCTGGCACAGCTATCGGCGGCTGGTCGCCTGA
- a CDS encoding CDGSH iron-sulfur domain-containing protein, translated as MSDKQAIDYPGEEIDVRWDERLCIHIGECGQAKGDLFVGGREPWCIPNAASSAEVREVVERCPSGALSYTDKSGLPESAPAENTVTVVYNGPLYLTGDLRIEGVAEDQPGLRTRAALCRCGASKNKPFCDNSHLEARFEDFGAVGEKGPGLTETGGPLTVKPMPDGCVRLDGNLTIRAATGRVAWEGTTAYLCRCGASKNKPFCDGSHRVVSFKSE; from the coding sequence ATGAGCGACAAACAGGCGATCGACTATCCCGGCGAGGAGATCGATGTCCGCTGGGACGAGCGGCTCTGTATTCATATCGGGGAGTGCGGCCAGGCCAAGGGCGATCTTTTCGTCGGTGGGCGAGAGCCCTGGTGTATCCCCAATGCGGCGAGCAGTGCGGAGGTCCGCGAGGTGGTGGAACGCTGTCCGAGCGGCGCGCTAAGCTATACCGACAAGTCCGGGCTGCCCGAGTCGGCGCCCGCCGAAAATACCGTGACGGTCGTCTACAACGGTCCGCTCTATCTGACCGGCGATCTCCGGATCGAGGGCGTCGCCGAGGATCAACCCGGGTTGCGCACCCGCGCGGCGCTGTGTCGCTGCGGCGCGTCCAAAAACAAGCCCTTCTGCGATAACAGTCATCTGGAAGCCAGGTTCGAGGACTTTGGCGCGGTGGGCGAGAAAGGGCCGGGGCTGACCGAGACCGGCGGACCGCTGACCGTGAAACCCATGCCCGACGGCTGTGTGCGGCTCGACGGCAACCTGACGATTCGCGCCGCGACCGGCCGGGTCGCCTGGGAGGGTACCACGGCCTATCTCTGCCGCTGCGGAGCCTCTAAAAACAAGCCTTTCTGCGATGGCAGTCATCGCGTCGTCAGTTTCAAAAGCGAGTAA
- a CDS encoding type II secretion system protein, translating into MKFTRIAKLATRLQSRRAKRGQKGFTLLELLVVVAILAAIAGTATIALQDTDARASAAAHVAMMDELNKGIATYRVLNRNVLPSDWDSLLQVTTVPTLTNGATDDVITGAEWYDMVAFDKADFTITALPNSAAAGMFAGGIEGLRYVAKNSSFTPEDSSGKTCATPEALILARTNAVVPGNIYLSPDANGCGFSYNFPNDGSDFSATAYGTTGLDVAIWTGNYERILGSSGALSGSGTVPAGKPIMMAVGIGPSSTLFKNGTLGSMTSVPVYRHVSGAEYNRFIALFQVGTTTEATVDAGSGAVSDGAIGATLPTWEAADQVNLVTVIDGAGDTKEEELGEWDGSRNTI; encoded by the coding sequence ATGAAATTCACCCGTATTGCCAAACTCGCCACCCGCCTCCAGAGCCGTCGCGCCAAACGCGGCCAAAAGGGTTTCACCCTGCTCGAACTGCTGGTCGTGGTCGCCATCCTGGCCGCCATCGCCGGTACCGCCACCATCGCCCTGCAAGACACGGACGCCCGTGCCTCCGCCGCCGCGCATGTCGCCATGATGGATGAGTTGAATAAGGGCATCGCGACCTATCGCGTCTTGAACCGCAATGTGCTGCCGAGCGATTGGGATTCACTGCTGCAAGTTACTACGGTGCCGACGCTCACCAACGGCGCCACAGATGATGTGATCACTGGCGCCGAGTGGTACGACATGGTCGCCTTCGATAAGGCCGATTTCACCATCACAGCACTGCCCAATTCTGCGGCAGCGGGCATGTTTGCGGGCGGTATCGAGGGTCTGCGCTACGTCGCCAAGAACTCCAGCTTTACGCCTGAAGACAGCAGCGGAAAGACCTGCGCGACTCCGGAAGCGCTCATCCTGGCGCGGACCAACGCCGTCGTTCCCGGCAACATCTACCTGAGTCCGGACGCAAATGGATGCGGCTTTAGCTATAACTTCCCGAATGACGGCAGCGACTTCAGCGCGACCGCATATGGCACGACGGGTCTCGACGTCGCCATCTGGACAGGCAACTACGAGCGCATCCTGGGCTCGTCCGGCGCCTTGTCCGGCAGCGGCACTGTTCCTGCTGGCAAGCCCATCATGATGGCCGTCGGCATTGGCCCATCATCGACCCTGTTCAAGAACGGCACGCTCGGCAGCATGACATCGGTGCCCGTTTACCGGCATGTCTCCGGCGCGGAGTACAACCGGTTCATTGCCCTCTTCCAGGTCGGAACCACCACCGAAGCAACTGTTGATGCTGGTAGTGGTGCTGTCTCTGATGGCGCTATTGGCGCGACCTTGCCTACCTGGGAAGCTGCCGATCAGGTCAACCTCGTCACCGTCATCGACGGCGCGGGCGACACCAAGGAAGAAGAGCTGGGCGAATGGGATGGCTCGCGCAATACCATCTAA
- a CDS encoding AAA family ATPase: protein MQSEVMKHFGLTRGLPRAGYFETAQQRRVFDDIKIAIHGGQLLALVGLVGCGKTTTLHRLTEALKDEREILVSQSLAVDKHRINLGTLMLALFYDLLTEKDFKVPTQPEKRERKLIEVIAKRKKPVALFVDEAHDLHPKTLVGLKRLIELVQNNGGTLSVVLVGHPKLRTICAGQPWRRSAPGPPCSGWTGSKGRSWPIWTGCWSNAPPQRRPIC, encoded by the coding sequence ATGCAGAGCGAGGTGATGAAGCACTTTGGGCTAACCCGCGGACTGCCGCGCGCCGGCTATTTCGAAACCGCCCAGCAACGCCGGGTCTTCGACGATATCAAGATCGCCATCCATGGCGGTCAACTCCTGGCCCTGGTCGGACTGGTCGGCTGCGGCAAGACCACCACGCTGCACCGGCTGACCGAGGCCCTCAAGGACGAGCGCGAGATCCTGGTCTCCCAGTCGCTCGCGGTGGACAAACATCGGATCAACCTTGGCACCCTGATGCTGGCCCTGTTCTACGACCTGTTGACCGAGAAGGACTTCAAGGTCCCCACCCAGCCGGAGAAGCGCGAGCGCAAGCTCATCGAGGTCATCGCCAAGCGCAAGAAGCCGGTCGCCCTGTTCGTCGATGAGGCGCACGACCTGCACCCCAAGACCCTGGTCGGGCTGAAGCGCCTGATCGAACTGGTCCAGAACAACGGCGGCACCCTGTCCGTGGTCCTGGTGGGTCACCCCAAGCTCAGGACGATCTGCGCCGGCCAGCCCTGGAGGAGATCGGCGCCCGGACCACCCTGTTCTGGCTGGACGGGATCAAAGGGCAGGAGTTGGCCTATCTGGACTGGTTGCTGGAGCAATGCGCCCCCGCAACGGCGGCCGATCTGCTGA
- a CDS encoding recombinase family protein, whose amino-acid sequence MDIGYARVSTKDQSLDLQVDALRRAGCAKVYQEVVSGAKVPRPVLDTLLGELRPGDVLVIWKLDRLGRSLRHLVELAGVLLEQQVGLKSLNDPLDTTTSQGRLVFNLFAALAEFEKDLIRERTQAGLVAARARGRLGGRPKGLPPEAEKTACAAETLYRERRLSVREIAAQLGIAKSTLYDYLRHRGVPIGTPGPAAQGR is encoded by the coding sequence ATGGACATCGGCTATGCCCGTGTCAGCACCAAAGACCAGAGCCTGGACCTGCAGGTCGACGCCTTGCGCCGCGCCGGGTGCGCGAAGGTCTACCAGGAGGTCGTCAGCGGCGCCAAGGTCCCGCGTCCGGTCCTCGATACCCTGCTGGGCGAGCTGCGCCCGGGCGACGTGCTGGTGATCTGGAAACTCGACCGTCTCGGGCGTTCCCTGCGTCACTTGGTCGAACTGGCTGGCGTACTGCTGGAACAGCAGGTCGGGCTCAAGAGCCTCAACGATCCACTGGACACCACCACCTCCCAGGGTCGGTTGGTGTTCAATTTGTTCGCCGCGCTGGCTGAATTTGAAAAGGATCTGATCCGCGAACGCACCCAGGCCGGGTTGGTCGCTGCGCGTGCTCGCGGTCGCCTGGGCGGGCGCCCCAAGGGCCTACCGCCCGAGGCTGAGAAAACCGCCTGCGCCGCCGAGACCCTCTACCGCGAGCGGCGCCTATCGGTGCGCGAGATCGCCGCCCAGCTTGGCATCGCCAAAAGTACCCTCTACGACTACCTGCGCCACCGCGGGGTGCCGATCGGCACCCCGGGCCCGGCCGCGCAGGGCCGTTAG